Proteins encoded in a region of the Acidobacteriota bacterium genome:
- a CDS encoding 1-deoxy-D-xylulose-5-phosphate reductoisomerase: MMKGISILGSTGSIGQNTLRVVEHLGDLRVVAMAAGRNMTVFADQIAKFKPDLVSCEDEACAEALERELAKRGASIPQIELNENGLIAVATHPDAETVVSATVGAVGFVPTLRAIEAGKRIALANKETLVMAGELMTAAAAASGAEILPVDSEHNAIHQCLRGEKNSEVRRLILTASGGPFRTKTKEEIASATREEALNHPNWSMGEKITIDSATLMNKGLEVIEARWLFGFDADQISVIVHPQSVVHSMVEMVDGSVIAQLGVTDMKHPIQYALTYPDRTENCLEPLDLAAVSGLTFEEPDTERFPCLGLAYRALRTGGTMPAVLNAANEVAVRAFLDGRIGLAEIATLNEAVMGDHEPVPADSLEAVLSADAWARSRAIMKLQHSASAV; encoded by the coding sequence ATGATGAAAGGCATCTCAATTCTCGGTTCCACCGGTTCTATTGGCCAAAATACGCTTCGCGTCGTTGAGCATCTTGGCGATCTTCGTGTTGTCGCAATGGCGGCGGGACGCAATATGACCGTCTTCGCAGACCAGATCGCAAAGTTTAAACCCGATTTGGTGTCTTGCGAAGATGAAGCTTGCGCCGAAGCTCTTGAGCGCGAGCTTGCCAAACGCGGTGCATCAATTCCGCAGATCGAGCTCAATGAAAATGGCCTGATAGCGGTCGCGACACACCCCGATGCAGAGACGGTCGTTTCCGCAACGGTCGGTGCGGTCGGCTTTGTGCCGACGCTTCGCGCCATCGAGGCCGGAAAGCGGATCGCTCTCGCCAATAAAGAAACACTCGTGATGGCCGGCGAACTGATGACTGCCGCGGCCGCAGCTAGCGGGGCAGAGATATTGCCGGTCGATAGCGAACACAACGCGATACACCAATGCCTCCGCGGCGAGAAAAACTCAGAGGTGCGGCGGCTAATTTTGACCGCATCGGGCGGGCCTTTTCGGACGAAGACCAAAGAAGAGATCGCCTCGGCGACCCGCGAAGAAGCACTCAACCACCCGAACTGGTCGATGGGCGAAAAGATCACCATCGATTCGGCGACGCTGATGAATAAGGGCCTCGAGGTCATCGAGGCAAGATGGCTTTTTGGATTCGATGCCGACCAGATATCGGTCATCGTCCATCCGCAATCGGTCGTTCATTCGATGGTTGAGATGGTCGATGGCTCAGTCATCGCCCAACTCGGCGTGACCGATATGAAACACCCGATCCAGTATGCGCTGACCTATCCGGACCGGACTGAGAATTGCCTCGAACCGCTCGACCTCGCCGCGGTCAGCGGGCTGACCTTTGAGGAGCCCGACACCGAACGCTTCCCGTGTCTCGGGCTCGCGTATCGGGCATTGCGGACGGGCGGGACGATGCCGGCCGTGCTCAATGCGGCAAATGAGGTCGCCGTCCGGGCATTCCTCGATGGCCGCATCGGGCTCGCCGAAATTGCGACGTTGAATGAAGCGGTAATGGGCGATCACGAACCGGTCCCGGCTGACAGCCTCGAAGCGGTGCTTTCGGCCGATGCATGGGCCCGCTCGCGCGCTATAATGAAACTTCAGCATTCCGCCTCGGCGGTTTAG
- a CDS encoding DUF1572 family protein, with product MNILSNYKDDAIRSFRSYKRLAERALEQVSDDEFFLQIDEESNSLALIVKHIAGNQRSRWRDFLTSDGEKPDRHRDTEFELIEDTRESLMAYWESGWQTLFETLESLTADDFEKTITIRGEPHTVVEAINRQLTHYPYHIGQIVFLAKHLRASEWKTLSVPRNRSAEFNRFLSERQAAGDEQTDRLEATNEFAKREYSK from the coding sequence ATGAACATTTTGAGCAATTACAAGGACGACGCGATACGCTCCTTTCGCAGCTACAAGCGGCTGGCCGAGCGGGCGCTGGAGCAGGTGAGCGACGACGAGTTCTTTCTCCAGATCGATGAAGAGTCAAATTCGCTTGCTCTAATCGTCAAGCATATCGCCGGCAATCAGCGTTCCCGCTGGCGTGACTTTCTCACCTCCGATGGCGAAAAGCCCGACCGCCATCGCGACACGGAGTTCGAGTTGATCGAGGATACGCGCGAATCGCTGATGGCTTATTGGGAATCGGGCTGGCAAACGCTTTTCGAAACGCTTGAGTCGCTTACGGCCGACGACTTCGAAAAGACCATCACCATCCGCGGCGAACCGCACACTGTAGTTGAAGCGATAAACCGCCAACTCACGCATTACCCATATCACATCGGCCAGATCGTCTTTTTGGCAAAGCACCTGCGGGCGAGCGAGTGGAAAACGCTAAGCGTCCCACGGAACCGCTCGGCCGAGTTCAATCGGTTTCTTTCCGAACGACAGGCCGCCGGAGATGAGCAAACCGACAGGCTTGAAGCGACGAATGAATTCGCGAAGAGGGAATATTCAAAATAA
- the sulP gene encoding sulfate permease, with protein sequence MSQQFEPKLLSVLKEGYTFKQFQGDLMGGLTVGVVALPLAIALAIASGVKPEQGLYTAIVAGFVIAILGGSRTQISGPTGAFVVIVYGIVQKYGYDGLVVATLIAGVMLIIMGLARMGALLKFVPYPVIVGFTSGIAVIISSSQINDLLGLNIERVPADFIEKWIEYFRHIGNVDPYTLAVGAASLFIIIIWPKVTHRVPGQLIAILAVTFAVQYFQIPVATIESRFGGMPTGLPSPQLPTVTWAVFQELFTPALTIAILAALESLLSSVVADGMTGTRHRSNMELVGQGAGNIASAIFGGIPATGAIARTATNIKSGGKTPFAAIIHAVFLLLVLLFIGKWAAMIPMATLAAVLIVVAYNMSEWREFKHLLKSPRGDIAVLLATFFLTVFIELTVAIQVGILLAAFLFLQKMSKEAHVDVITDTLEEDEEFKSRDMSKIDIPKGVEVFEVYGSLFFGAVSQFKESIRIVTTKPKVIILRLREVPSIDASGIHILEELVKEAHGSGCVIVFSAVSRGVYRVMRKSGFVEMVDKKNFAPDIFGALEIAKRHLDSGEIDRTQ encoded by the coding sequence ATGTCTCAGCAATTCGAACCAAAACTGCTGTCGGTCCTGAAAGAAGGATATACGTTCAAGCAGTTTCAGGGCGATCTGATGGGCGGTTTGACGGTCGGTGTAGTCGCACTTCCACTGGCCATTGCTCTTGCCATCGCTTCGGGTGTAAAGCCGGAGCAAGGGCTTTACACTGCGATCGTTGCCGGGTTCGTCATCGCCATACTCGGCGGCTCGCGTACACAGATAAGCGGCCCCACCGGTGCGTTCGTCGTCATTGTTTACGGCATCGTCCAGAAATACGGCTACGACGGCCTGGTGGTCGCAACGCTGATCGCAGGCGTAATGCTCATAATAATGGGTCTTGCTCGCATGGGAGCGTTGCTCAAGTTCGTACCGTATCCGGTAATTGTCGGTTTTACATCCGGGATCGCGGTAATAATCTCCTCATCACAGATCAATGACCTGCTTGGACTGAACATCGAAAGAGTTCCCGCGGACTTCATCGAAAAGTGGATCGAATACTTCCGCCATATCGGCAATGTCGATCCCTACACCCTCGCCGTCGGTGCCGCTTCTCTCTTTATCATCATCATCTGGCCAAAAGTAACGCACCGCGTCCCCGGACAACTGATCGCTATCCTTGCCGTGACTTTCGCGGTTCAATATTTTCAGATACCGGTTGCGACCATCGAATCGCGGTTTGGCGGCATGCCGACCGGGCTTCCCTCACCGCAACTGCCGACCGTGACCTGGGCGGTATTCCAGGAACTGTTCACGCCGGCCCTCACCATTGCAATACTTGCGGCGCTCGAGTCGCTGTTATCGTCGGTTGTCGCAGACGGCATGACCGGAACACGGCACCGCTCAAATATGGAACTCGTCGGCCAGGGGGCCGGCAACATCGCCTCGGCGATCTTCGGCGGAATTCCGGCGACCGGTGCGATAGCTCGCACGGCCACCAATATCAAAAGCGGCGGCAAGACCCCGTTCGCGGCTATAATTCATGCTGTTTTCCTACTGCTCGTCCTCCTGTTCATCGGTAAATGGGCAGCGATGATACCAATGGCGACTCTTGCCGCGGTTCTGATCGTCGTTGCCTACAACATGAGCGAGTGGCGCGAGTTCAAGCACCTGCTTAAGAGCCCGCGTGGCGACATTGCGGTTCTATTGGCAACATTTTTCCTGACGGTTTTTATCGAACTTACCGTGGCAATTCAGGTCGGCATTTTGCTTGCGGCGTTTCTCTTCCTCCAGAAAATGTCAAAAGAGGCCCACGTTGATGTCATCACGGATACCCTGGAAGAGGACGAGGAGTTCAAGTCCCGGGACATGTCGAAGATCGACATCCCGAAAGGCGTCGAGGTCTTTGAGGTTTACGGTTCGTTGTTTTTCGGAGCCGTAAGTCAATTCAAGGAATCGATACGCATTGTCACGACCAAGCCGAAGGTGATAATCCTCCGATTGCGGGAAGTTCCATCTATCGACGCGAGCGGGATCCACATTCTTGAAGAACTGGTAAAGGAAGCGCACGGGAGCGGATGTGTCATTGTATTTTCGGCGGTGTCGCGTGGGGTTTATCGAGTAATGCGCAAGAGCGGCTTTGTCGAAATGGTTGATAAAAAGAATTTTGCTCCGGACATATTCGGTGCACTTGAGATAGCAAAACGGCATCTTGATTCCGGTGAGATCGATAGGACGCAATGA
- a CDS encoding four helix bundle protein yields MQDFRNLKVWQRAHDLALLTYKLTADFPREETFGLRHSLRKTAVDIPAYIAEGAAKANDAEFAASVNFALSLAKRLEYYALMAHDLELIEPASYQSISSEVMEVQKMLAGFKRRLQ; encoded by the coding sequence ATGCAGGATTTCAGAAACTTAAAGGTATGGCAGCGGGCACATGACCTGGCGCTTCTCACCTACAAGTTGACGGCCGATTTTCCGCGGGAAGAGACTTTTGGATTGCGTCATTCGCTGCGAAAGACGGCGGTCGATATTCCTGCCTACATTGCCGAGGGTGCCGCCAAGGCTAACGACGCCGAGTTCGCAGCGTCGGTAAATTTTGCCTTATCGCTGGCAAAGCGTTTGGAGTATTACGCTCTTATGGCCCACGACTTAGAACTTATTGAGCCGGCGAGTTACCAGTCCATAAGCTCTGAGGTGATGGAGGTTCAGAAGATGCTTGCCGGTTTCAAACGCAGGCTGCAATGA
- a CDS encoding IS3 family transposase (programmed frameshift), which yields MKRSKFTEQQIVFALKQAETGVPVAEVCRKMGVSEATFYNWKKKYDGLGTAELRRLRQLEEENLQLKRVVADLSLDKQMLQDVFKKKCLSAKQKKQLVRWLLDSYRVSERRACSVVAISRKVFRYIERPRDDRAVRRRIREIAETRVRYGFWRIHTVLRREGWRDNHKRTYRIYKEEGLNLRRKRPRRRKAAAHRMERPVLTGPHECWSMDFVADQLFDGSRFRVLTLVDNYSRECLEIEVGQSLKGPDVVNVMERIKQTRGLVPKRIQVDNGSEFISKVLDHWAYENDVTLDFSRPGKPTDNAFIESFNGSFRDECLNVNWFLSIEDAVEKIRAFKDDYNGFRPHSALCGLTPNEAVQNYQETRNPLV from the exons ATGAAGAGATCGAAGTTTACGGAGCAGCAGATCGTGTTTGCGTTGAAGCAGGCGGAGACCGGAGTTCCAGTCGCGGAGGTGTGCCGGAAGATGGGTGTGAGCGAGGCGACTTTCTACAACTGGAAGAAGAAGTACGATGGACTTGGAACGGCGGAGTTGAGGCGGTTGAGGCAGCTCGAGGAAGAGAATCTGCAGTTGAAGCGGGTGGTGGCGGATCTGAGCTTGGACAAGCAGATGCTGCAGGACGTGT TTAAAAAAAAGTGTCTGAGTGCAAAGCAGAAAAAGCAGTTAGTAAGGTGGTTGCTGGATTCTTACCGGGTCTCGGAACGCCGGGCGTGTTCGGTGGTGGCGATCTCGCGGAAGGTGTTCCGGTATATCGAGCGGCCGAGAGATGACCGGGCAGTGAGGCGGCGGATCAGGGAGATCGCGGAAACGCGGGTAAGATACGGTTTCTGGCGGATCCACACGGTTCTCAGACGTGAAGGCTGGCGGGACAACCACAAGCGTACGTACCGCATATACAAGGAAGAGGGCTTGAACCTGAGACGGAAGAGGCCGAGAAGGCGAAAGGCGGCGGCCCATAGAATGGAGCGGCCAGTTCTTACCGGTCCGCATGAGTGCTGGAGCATGGACTTCGTCGCCGACCAGCTGTTCGACGGGAGCCGTTTTCGGGTCTTAACTTTAGTCGATAATTATAGTCGCGAATGTCTGGAGATCGAGGTCGGCCAGTCCTTGAAAGGCCCCGATGTTGTCAATGTGATGGAGCGCATCAAACAGACGAGAGGGCTTGTGCCAAAGCGAATACAGGTCGATAACGGCAGCGAGTTCATCTCGAAGGTGCTTGACCACTGGGCATACGAGAACGATGTCACGCTGGACTTCTCACGGCCGGGAAAGCCCACGGATAACGCCTTCATCGAGTCCTTCAACGGCAGCTTTCGCGACGAATGCCTGAACGTCAACTGGTTCCTGTCGATCGAAGATGCGGTCGAGAAGATCCGGGCATTCAAGGATGATTACAACGGATTCAGGCCGCACTCCGCACTGTGCGGCCTGACCCCGAACGAGGCAGTTCAAAACTACCAGGAAACCCGAAATCCTCTAGTTTAG